In Sphaeramia orbicularis chromosome 15, fSphaOr1.1, whole genome shotgun sequence, a single genomic region encodes these proteins:
- the gsta.1 gene encoding glutathione S-transferase, alpha tandem duplicate 1 — protein MAGKVVLHYFNGRGKMESIRWLLTLAKVEFEEVFLTTREQYLKLLNDGDLMFQQVPMVEIDGMKLVQTKAILHYIADKYDLHGKDIKERAMINQYSEGLIDLMEMIMMLPFVPDQQPKLQNIETKAKERYLPVFEEVLKDHIHLVGGKMSMADVLLFECTLMLEEKFAGILGDFRSVKAFQGRMTMLETVKRFLGPDSKRKPQPDDKYVKTVMEVFDMQKLPF, from the exons ATGGCTGGTAAAGTTGTGCTGCACTATTTCAATGGAAGAGGGAAAATGGAGTCCATCCGCTGGCTTCTCACACTTGCCAAGGTTGAG TTTGAGGAGGTGTTTCTCACAACGCGCGAGCAGTACCTGAAACTCCTGAATG ATGGAGACCTCATGTTTCAACAGGTTCCCATGGTGGAAATCGATGGCATGAAACTTGTTCAAACAAAGGCAATTTTGCATTACATAGCAGATAAGTACGACCTTCATGGAAAAGACATCAAAGAGCGAGCCAT GATCAACCAGTACTCAGAGGGACTGATCGATCTGATGGAAATGATCATGATGTTGCCCTTCGTTCCAGACCAACAACCAAAACTGCAAAACATTGAGACTAAAGCAAAAGAGCGTTACTTGCCTGTGTTTGAAGAG GTGCTGAAGGATCACATTCACCTGGTTGGAGGTAAAATGAGCATGGCTGATGTGCTGCTATTCGAATGCACCCTGATGTTGGAGGAGAAGTTTGCAGGAATCCTCGGTGATTTCCGCAGTGTTAAG GCGTTTCAGGGGAGGATGACCATGTTGGAGACTGTTAAAAGATTCCTGGGGCCAGACAGCAAGCGGAAACCACAGCCTGATGACAAATATGTGAAAACTGTCATGGAAGTGTTTGACATGCAGAAACTACCATTTTAA